The proteins below come from a single Iocasia fonsfrigidae genomic window:
- a CDS encoding cobalt-precorrin 5A hydrolase produces MLKERTAVVTLTVGGKELAFKISNSLEGVDLYFPYKLKESRDNMICEKEANYYNSSLKDLTASLFKRYNKIIYIMALGIVVRVIAPFLKDKRVDPAVVTIDETGRHVISTLAGHLGGANELTEKIAEILDSTAVITTATDCQGKPAIDLLAKRINASIEPFQNLKLANAAIVNNRLLNIFTDHKINSVHSDNIEFFPLSDLNTRTTQSGFPLIISNRQFSIDSNYLQLIPRNIIIGIGCRRGVTVSEITKAIDAALNIVNIKRESIKKLATIDLKEDESGLIAYAVENSLEIDIIKREEIKKADLNISSSEFVEKMIGVPGVCEPAALLSSKTGKLILEKTKFSRVTIAVVEEVVLDEGEKTAYCWNQKWCR; encoded by the coding sequence ATGCTTAAAGAAAGGACAGCAGTAGTGACTTTAACTGTTGGGGGAAAAGAGCTGGCCTTTAAGATTAGCAATTCTTTAGAAGGTGTTGACCTGTATTTTCCATACAAATTAAAAGAATCTAGGGATAATATGATTTGTGAAAAAGAGGCAAATTATTATAATTCATCTTTAAAAGACCTGACAGCAAGTTTGTTTAAGAGATATAATAAAATAATCTATATTATGGCCCTGGGAATAGTGGTGAGGGTAATTGCCCCTTTTCTAAAGGATAAAAGGGTGGACCCCGCGGTAGTAACTATTGATGAGACTGGTCGACATGTCATCAGTACTCTTGCTGGACATTTAGGAGGGGCTAATGAATTAACAGAAAAAATAGCTGAAATACTCGATTCTACAGCAGTTATTACTACTGCTACAGATTGTCAAGGTAAGCCAGCTATTGACCTGCTGGCTAAAAGAATCAATGCTAGTATTGAGCCCTTTCAAAATTTGAAACTGGCTAATGCTGCTATTGTAAATAACAGACTGCTTAATATCTTCACAGACCATAAAATTAATTCTGTTCACAGTGATAATATTGAGTTTTTCCCCCTTTCAGATTTAAATACCAGGACTACCCAGAGTGGTTTCCCACTTATTATCAGTAATAGGCAGTTTAGCATTGATAGTAATTATCTACAACTTATCCCTCGGAATATCATAATTGGTATTGGCTGCCGGAGGGGTGTGACAGTTTCAGAGATTACTAAAGCTATAGATGCTGCTCTAAATATCGTAAATATAAAGAGAGAGAGTATTAAGAAATTAGCTACGATTGATTTAAAAGAAGATGAGAGCGGATTAATCGCCTATGCGGTTGAGAACTCTTTGGAGATTGATATAATTAAAAGGGAAGAGATAAAAAAGGCTGATTTAAATATCAGCAGTTCAGAATTTGTGGAAAAAATGATCGGGGTACCTGGTGTCTGTGAACCAGCTGCCCTATTGAGTTCTAAAACAGGGAAATTAATACTGGAAAAAACAAAATTTAGTAGAGTAACCATAGCAGTAGTTGAGGAGGTGGTGCTTGATGAAGGAGAAAAGACTGCTTATTGCTGGAACCAAAAGTGGTGTAGGTAA
- the cbiD gene encoding cobalt-precorrin-5B (C(1))-methyltransferase CbiD gives MVFESYVTINGKRYRRGFTTGSAAAAAAKGAALILFTGQEPEQVQIKTPAGIELNIPLKAVEYGEGFVRVFVEKDAGDDPDLTDGMEIAARVEEISTGIELSGGQGVGRVTKPGLSVPVGKAAINPVPEKMIKEAVSSVLPEGSGAKVMIEVPGGEEVAQKTFNPRLGIVGGISILGTSGIVEPMSKKAYQESLALELKQLVVEGGDQVVLVFGNYGREMAVKLGYQPKEVVRMSNFAGYMLRECQRLKIKRVIILGHLGKIVKLAGGIFNTHSKVADARLEIIAAYTAALGGDRETICCILSSNTSAEAVGIIIEAGLVAVFDLLAERVVIRIKEYLREEGMGLKSIIFTLEEGVLGTYDQRGK, from the coding sequence ATGGTCTTTGAGTCTTATGTAACAATCAATGGCAAGAGATATAGGAGGGGCTTTACGACAGGTAGTGCAGCAGCAGCTGCTGCTAAAGGTGCTGCTCTTATTCTATTTACCGGTCAAGAACCTGAGCAAGTACAAATCAAGACCCCAGCAGGAATAGAATTAAATATTCCTTTGAAGGCGGTGGAATATGGTGAGGGTTTTGTCAGGGTTTTTGTAGAAAAAGATGCTGGTGATGACCCTGATCTAACTGATGGAATGGAAATCGCTGCCCGGGTTGAAGAGATTAGTACAGGAATCGAATTAAGTGGTGGACAGGGGGTAGGTCGGGTAACTAAACCGGGCTTATCTGTTCCAGTGGGTAAAGCTGCCATTAATCCTGTCCCTGAGAAAATGATTAAAGAAGCAGTTAGCTCTGTTTTACCTGAGGGCAGTGGTGCCAAAGTAATGATAGAGGTGCCTGGGGGTGAAGAGGTGGCACAGAAGACCTTTAATCCCAGGCTGGGGATTGTCGGGGGCATCTCTATCCTGGGGACAAGCGGGATTGTTGAGCCCATGTCCAAAAAGGCCTATCAGGAATCTCTGGCCCTTGAATTAAAACAGCTTGTGGTTGAAGGTGGGGACCAGGTGGTATTGGTCTTTGGCAATTATGGCCGGGAAATGGCTGTCAAATTGGGGTATCAGCCTAAAGAGGTAGTGAGAATGAGTAATTTTGCTGGCTACATGCTCAGGGAGTGTCAGCGTTTAAAGATAAAGAGGGTTATTATTTTGGGTCATTTAGGAAAGATAGTTAAACTTGCCGGGGGTATTTTTAATACTCATAGTAAGGTAGCTGATGCCCGTCTGGAGATTATAGCTGCTTATACTGCAGCATTAGGTGGAGATAGAGAGACGATCTGTTGTATTCTCAGTAGTAATACATCAGCTGAGGCTGTAGGGATTATTATAGAGGCCGGGTTGGTAGCTGTCTTTGATCTGTTGGCTGAACGGGTAGTTATCAGAATAAAAGAGTATTTAAGGGAAGAGGGAATGGGGCTTAAAAGCATTATATTTACTCTGGAGGAAGGGGTACTGGGTACTTATGATCAAAGAGGAAAATAA
- a CDS encoding precorrin-8X methylmutase, with the protein MIDIKDPQAIEEKSMAIIKEELGELFCPPEEEAVIKRVVHATADLEFARLITIAPGAVKKAVSSLKKGANVVTDVSMVKAGVNKRILSFLGAEVKTYIGDQDVALAAKEKGITRSMMAMRKAVRDKDNRIFLIGNAPTALFELINLLRAGQAELDLIIGTPVGFVGAREAKEELAKSKFPYITVKGRKGGSPVAAAALNAILYLIQGQWS; encoded by the coding sequence TTGATAGATATTAAAGACCCACAGGCAATAGAAGAAAAGAGTATGGCGATAATCAAGGAAGAACTGGGGGAACTGTTTTGTCCCCCAGAAGAAGAGGCGGTGATTAAACGGGTAGTTCATGCCACAGCTGACCTTGAGTTTGCCCGTTTGATTACTATAGCCCCCGGGGCTGTGAAAAAGGCTGTTAGCTCACTAAAAAAGGGGGCAAATGTGGTAACAGATGTTTCAATGGTCAAGGCCGGGGTTAATAAAAGAATACTTTCCTTTCTAGGTGCTGAGGTTAAGACCTATATAGGTGATCAAGATGTAGCTTTAGCGGCTAAAGAAAAGGGGATTACCAGGTCAATGATGGCGATGAGGAAGGCAGTCAGGGATAAAGATAACCGAATCTTTCTAATCGGTAATGCCCCGACAGCCCTTTTTGAATTAATTAATCTGCTTAGGGCTGGGCAGGCTGAGCTTGATTTAATAATTGGCACCCCTGTTGGGTTTGTGGGAGCCAGGGAGGCTAAAGAAGAACTGGCGAAAAGCAAATTCCCCTATATTACAGTCAAAGGCCGTAAGGGCGGTAGCCCGGTAGCTGCTGCTGCTTTAAATGCAATTTTATATTTAATCCAGGGGCAGTGGAGTTGA
- a CDS encoding cobyrinate a,c-diamide synthase, protein MKEKRLLIAGTKSGVGKTTISLGIMAALSRRGYQVQPYKVGPDYIDPGFHTLFTGNNSYNLDSYFLGCDGVKELYSNSSAGADISIIEGVMGLFDGKGKTGVSSTAEIAGILQTPLVLVVDAQKMAQSAAALIYGYKNYDPGLNLKGVIFNNIASERHYTLIKEAVVEKMPELEILGYLPRQKGLELPERHLGLVPIHESGESKFFIKQLIQLIEKQLDLDKLIKLSADCRKIKVNKHRLYSQEREFNVKIGIAYDQAFNFYYQYNLDLLAKLGAELIYFSPMQDKKLPELDGIYLGGGFPESFLEELAANQDMKNDIREKAQAGMPLYAECGGLMYLSQEIIDFKGNAYQMLGLIPGKVEMQGSLQEMGYVELTTLNSNLILNSNEKARGHVFHYSRLNNLTSGVKKTYRLSDGRLEGYSPTNNLLASYVHLHFASNPGIASNFLRRALLYKK, encoded by the coding sequence ATGAAGGAGAAAAGACTGCTTATTGCTGGAACCAAAAGTGGTGTAGGTAAGACTACTATCTCACTGGGGATAATGGCTGCCCTTAGCCGGAGGGGATATCAGGTACAGCCTTATAAGGTTGGCCCTGATTATATTGACCCTGGTTTTCATACCCTCTTTACAGGAAACAACTCCTATAACCTGGACAGTTATTTCCTGGGTTGTGATGGGGTAAAGGAGTTATATAGTAATAGTTCAGCAGGGGCTGATATTAGTATTATAGAAGGTGTAATGGGTCTTTTTGATGGTAAGGGCAAGACCGGGGTAAGCAGTACGGCTGAGATTGCCGGGATACTTCAGACGCCGCTTGTCTTGGTTGTAGATGCTCAAAAAATGGCCCAGAGTGCAGCTGCGCTAATCTATGGCTATAAGAATTATGACCCTGGACTTAATCTAAAGGGAGTAATCTTTAATAATATTGCCAGTGAACGCCATTATACTCTAATCAAAGAGGCAGTAGTAGAGAAAATGCCTGAGCTGGAGATTCTAGGATATCTCCCCCGTCAAAAGGGACTGGAACTCCCGGAAAGACACCTGGGACTTGTCCCTATCCATGAAAGTGGGGAATCGAAGTTTTTTATTAAGCAGTTAATTCAGCTTATTGAAAAACAGTTGGACCTTGATAAATTAATAAAATTATCTGCAGACTGTAGAAAAATAAAGGTTAATAAACATAGATTATATTCACAGGAGAGGGAATTTAATGTTAAAATAGGTATAGCGTATGACCAGGCCTTTAATTTCTATTATCAATACAATCTGGATTTATTAGCAAAGCTGGGGGCAGAATTAATCTATTTTAGTCCTATGCAGGATAAAAAATTGCCTGAGCTGGACGGTATCTATCTGGGAGGTGGTTTCCCGGAGAGTTTTCTGGAGGAACTGGCAGCTAATCAAGATATGAAAAATGATATAAGGGAAAAAGCTCAGGCTGGTATGCCTCTTTATGCTGAATGTGGTGGTTTAATGTATCTAAGTCAGGAGATTATTGATTTTAAAGGGAATGCCTACCAGATGCTAGGTCTTATTCCAGGCAAGGTTGAAATGCAGGGTTCACTACAGGAGATGGGTTATGTGGAGTTAACAACACTTAACAGTAATCTTATCTTAAATAGTAATGAAAAGGCCAGGGGGCATGTCTTTCATTATTCCAGGTTAAATAATCTGACATCAGGTGTCAAAAAAACTTACCGGCTTAGTGATGGAAGGCTGGAGGGTTATAGCCCTACTAATAATCTGCTGGCCAGTTATGTCCATCTCCATTTTGCCAGTAATCCTGGGATTGCCAGTAATTTTTTGCGTAGGGCCTTACTATATAAGAAATAA
- the cobJ gene encoding precorrin-3B C(17)-methyltransferase: MGSGNQLFVVGIGPGSLAGMSRQAYQILQQVDIIIGYKTYIKLIEELISGNQEVYLSGMRQEKERAVKAIQMAEQGKKVAVISSGDPGVYGMAGLILELIDKGNYKVDVEIIAGITAANAAAALLGAPLMHDYAVISLSDILTPWEVIKKRLTGAAAADFITVLYNPRSSRRVEQIKAAQKIFLNQRVADTPVGIVRQIGRSEEEKRITNLANMPVEEIDMLTTVIIGNSQTYLSADKMITPRGYRL, from the coding sequence ATGGGGAGTGGTAATCAACTTTTTGTGGTAGGTATTGGGCCCGGGAGTCTGGCAGGAATGAGCCGGCAGGCTTATCAAATTTTACAGCAGGTGGATATTATTATCGGGTATAAAACCTATATAAAATTAATAGAGGAATTAATCTCTGGAAATCAAGAGGTTTATCTAAGCGGTATGAGGCAGGAGAAAGAAAGGGCAGTTAAGGCTATCCAGATGGCTGAACAGGGTAAAAAGGTAGCTGTTATCAGCAGTGGTGACCCAGGTGTATATGGTATGGCCGGTCTTATTTTGGAATTGATTGACAAAGGAAATTATAAGGTTGATGTTGAAATTATAGCAGGAATTACTGCTGCCAATGCTGCAGCTGCTTTGCTGGGGGCGCCTTTAATGCATGATTATGCTGTTATCAGTTTGAGTGATATTTTAACACCCTGGGAAGTAATTAAAAAAAGGCTTACCGGGGCAGCTGCAGCAGATTTTATTACTGTCCTGTATAATCCCCGGAGCAGCCGGCGGGTTGAACAGATAAAGGCTGCTCAAAAAATATTTCTAAATCAACGTGTGGCTGATACACCGGTAGGTATTGTACGCCAGATAGGGAGAAGTGAGGAAGAGAAAAGAATTACAAATTTAGCTAATATGCCGGTGGAAGAGATCGATATGTTGACTACTGTTATTATCGGTAATTCACAGACATATCTTAGTGCTGATAAAATGATTACACCAAGGGGATATCGACTATGA
- a CDS encoding acetate/propionate family kinase, translating into MKVLVLNCGSSSLKYQLIEMQGETVLAKGLVEKIGEGISILKYELQTGKELAIEEKIADHSQAIEMVLEILQDKSHGVIKNMDEINVVGHRVVHGGEKFSGSVLINNEVCKALEENIKLAPLHNPANLIGIKVSQRLMPDTPDVGVFDTAFHQSMSEESFLYAVPYAWYQENGVRRYGFHGTSHKYVSEKAAELINRDYNQLRIISCHLGNGASIAAINQGQVIDTSMGFTPLEGVAMGTRSGDLDPGIIPYIMKERNLTIEDIDSILNKESGVLGISSISNDFRDLSEAAKSGNKRAELALEIFCRRVKKYIGSYAALMGGIDVIIFTAGIGENAINVREKILSNMDYFGIELSSEKNNLRGQEAEISAANSRVKVYVIPTNEELVIAREAKKIIKNKIRKVIEDVLNS; encoded by the coding sequence GTGAAAGTACTGGTACTTAACTGTGGCAGTTCTTCCTTAAAATATCAATTAATAGAGATGCAAGGGGAGACTGTTTTAGCCAAAGGACTTGTTGAGAAAATTGGAGAAGGTATTTCAATACTAAAATATGAATTACAGACAGGTAAAGAGTTGGCGATAGAAGAAAAAATTGCTGACCATAGTCAGGCAATCGAAATGGTTCTGGAGATATTACAAGATAAAAGCCATGGTGTAATAAAAAACATGGATGAGATCAATGTTGTTGGACATAGAGTAGTTCATGGCGGAGAAAAATTTTCAGGTTCAGTTTTAATAAATAATGAGGTCTGTAAAGCGCTTGAAGAAAATATTAAACTGGCTCCTTTACATAATCCTGCCAATTTAATTGGAATTAAAGTAAGTCAAAGATTAATGCCAGATACACCTGATGTAGGGGTTTTTGATACTGCCTTCCATCAGTCAATGTCAGAAGAATCCTTTCTCTATGCTGTACCCTATGCCTGGTATCAAGAGAATGGGGTCCGTAGATATGGTTTTCATGGAACTTCACATAAGTATGTTTCTGAAAAAGCCGCTGAATTAATTAATAGAGATTATAATCAACTTAGGATCATAAGTTGTCATTTAGGAAATGGAGCTAGTATAGCGGCAATTAATCAGGGTCAAGTAATAGATACTAGTATGGGATTTACTCCACTGGAAGGAGTAGCTATGGGAACCAGGTCTGGTGATCTTGACCCTGGGATAATACCATATATTATGAAAGAAAGAAATTTAACGATTGAAGATATTGATAGTATTTTAAATAAAGAGAGTGGTGTTCTGGGTATATCAAGTATAAGCAATGATTTCAGGGATCTTTCAGAAGCTGCTAAATCTGGCAATAAACGAGCAGAACTTGCCCTGGAAATTTTCTGCCGTCGTGTAAAAAAATATATTGGTTCTTATGCTGCCCTAATGGGTGGAATAGATGTAATAATATTTACAGCTGGTATAGGTGAAAATGCAATTAATGTGAGAGAAAAAATATTGAGTAACATGGATTATTTTGGAATTGAGCTCTCATCAGAAAAGAATAATTTAAGGGGTCAAGAGGCTGAAATTAGTGCTGCTAATTCAAGGGTTAAAGTATATGTTATACCTACAAATGAGGAACTTGTCATAGCAAGAGAAGCTAAAAAAATTATTAAAAATAAAATAAGAAAAGTTATTGAAGATGTATTAAATTCATGA
- the cobM gene encoding precorrin-4 C(11)-methyltransferase, producing MQVYYVGAGAGDPKLITIRGKKALEKADLVIYTGSLVNPEILKFCPEAEAYNSAVMNLEEVIRLIEKAVVEGKTVVRLHTGDPSLYGAIQEQIDILRKKNIEYKIIPGVSSFLAAAAAVGREFTLPDVSQTVILTRRGGRTPVPDREKIAELASHRASMAIFLSIQMIEGVVAELLEGYPEDTPIIVVARASWPDEIIIRGKLSNIAVKVKEAGIKKTAMILVGDFLDCDYSRSKLYDQGFSHAYRVGEKVKKAILVVSFGTSYAGTREKTIEACEDRIAAEFTDYDIKRAFTSGMIIDILQKRDGIKVNSPEEALKELYSDSYQEIIIQPLHIINGSEYHDLLEIANNYRGLFKDMKVGKPLLTDKGDYFKTVKALKKELPEPAKGEAVVLMGHGTEHFANSAYACLDYTFKDKGLANYYVATVEGYPEITQVIKFLKRDNIKKVYLAPLMLVAGEHAQNDMASDEEDSWKSKLEQEGFEVEIYLSGMGEYESIQQQYIAKIKEIK from the coding sequence ATGCAGGTATATTATGTGGGGGCAGGTGCTGGTGACCCGAAGTTAATAACTATTAGAGGGAAAAAGGCTCTGGAAAAGGCAGACCTTGTTATCTATACTGGTTCACTGGTTAATCCTGAGATTTTAAAATTTTGTCCAGAAGCAGAGGCCTATAATAGTGCAGTGATGAATTTAGAAGAGGTAATTAGGCTAATCGAAAAGGCAGTAGTAGAAGGTAAAACAGTCGTTAGGCTCCATACAGGTGATCCTTCTTTATATGGAGCTATCCAGGAACAGATTGATATATTGCGTAAAAAGAATATTGAGTATAAGATTATTCCCGGTGTTAGTTCTTTTCTGGCGGCTGCAGCAGCTGTGGGAAGGGAATTTACCCTGCCAGATGTTTCTCAGACTGTTATTCTTACTAGAAGAGGGGGGAGAACCCCTGTCCCGGATAGGGAAAAAATAGCTGAGTTGGCCTCACACAGGGCATCAATGGCTATCTTTTTAAGTATTCAAATGATCGAAGGGGTTGTTGCTGAGCTATTAGAGGGTTATCCAGAGGATACCCCTATTATCGTAGTAGCCAGGGCATCATGGCCTGATGAAATTATTATTCGAGGAAAATTGTCCAATATTGCAGTCAAAGTAAAGGAAGCTGGTATCAAAAAGACGGCTATGATTTTAGTCGGTGATTTCCTTGATTGTGATTATTCCCGTTCCAAACTTTATGATCAAGGGTTTAGTCATGCCTATCGGGTAGGAGAAAAGGTTAAAAAGGCCATTCTAGTAGTTAGTTTTGGAACAAGTTATGCCGGAACAAGGGAAAAAACAATTGAGGCCTGTGAGGATAGAATTGCTGCAGAATTTACTGATTATGATATAAAAAGGGCTTTTACTTCCGGGATGATAATAGATATCCTGCAGAAAAGGGATGGAATAAAAGTAAATAGTCCTGAAGAGGCCTTAAAAGAGCTTTATAGTGATAGTTATCAGGAGATTATTATTCAACCACTCCATATCATAAATGGTAGTGAGTATCATGATTTGCTTGAGATAGCTAATAATTACAGGGGATTATTTAAAGATATGAAGGTCGGCAAACCACTCCTAACAGATAAGGGAGACTACTTTAAGACAGTTAAGGCCTTAAAAAAAGAACTTCCGGAACCAGCTAAAGGTGAAGCCGTAGTATTAATGGGGCATGGCACAGAACATTTTGCTAATTCTGCCTATGCCTGTCTTGATTATACCTTTAAAGATAAAGGTCTAGCAAATTATTATGTTGCTACTGTGGAAGGTTACCCAGAGATTACTCAGGTAATTAAGTTTCTAAAAAGAGATAATATAAAGAAGGTTTATCTGGCTCCCTTGATGCTGGTGGCAGGGGAACATGCTCAAAATGATATGGCCAGTGATGAGGAAGACAGCTGGAAAAGCAAACTGGAACAGGAGGGTTTTGAGGTTGAGATTTACCTGTCCGGTATGGGAGAGTATGAGTCGATACAGCAGCAATATATTGCTAAGATAAAGGAAATTAAGTGA
- the eutS gene encoding ethanolamine utilization microcompartment protein EutS, whose protein sequence is MVGEKQRVIQEYVPGKQVTLVHLIAHPGEDIYKKIGLDSNHEALGIMTITPSEAAIIAADTADKAANIKIGFVDRFSGSLVISGSVSSVEAAFQDILNLLENILGFSVVGITRS, encoded by the coding sequence ATGGTCGGAGAAAAACAGCGGGTTATCCAGGAATATGTACCGGGTAAACAGGTTACCCTGGTACATTTGATTGCCCATCCTGGTGAAGATATTTACAAAAAGATTGGTTTAGATTCAAATCATGAAGCATTAGGAATTATGACCATAACTCCCAGTGAAGCAGCTATAATTGCTGCCGATACTGCTGATAAAGCCGCTAATATTAAAATTGGTTTTGTGGATAGATTTAGTGGGTCTCTGGTTATTAGTGGTTCTGTATCAAGTGTAGAAGCAGCTTTTCAAGATATATTAAATTTGTTAGAAAACATATTAGGTTTTAGTGTTGTAGGGATAACTAGGTCATGA
- a CDS encoding EutP/PduV family microcompartment system protein, translating to MIAGKQMKKIMLIGGSKTGKSTLIKVLQGKGYSKNDKRTQTLQYSPITIDTPGEYLENKNYNIALISASVDADLIGLVIDATAEQSFIPPGFASTFAKKVIGIITKVDIKNSDINKARNMLWQSGVSSIIETSSLEGTGIDELRRYLKI from the coding sequence ATGATTGCTGGTAAGCAGATGAAAAAAATTATGTTGATTGGTGGCTCAAAAACAGGGAAGTCTACACTTATAAAAGTTTTACAGGGGAAAGGGTATTCCAAAAATGATAAAAGGACACAGACCCTTCAATATTCACCAATTACTATTGATACTCCAGGAGAGTATCTTGAAAATAAAAACTATAATATCGCACTGATATCAGCCTCTGTTGATGCTGATCTTATTGGTCTAGTTATAGATGCTACAGCAGAACAGTCCTTTATACCTCCGGGTTTTGCCAGTACATTTGCTAAGAAGGTGATAGGTATTATAACAAAAGTAGATATTAAAAATAGTGATATAAATAAAGCCAGGAATATGCTCTGGCAGTCAGGGGTTTCCTCTATAATAGAAACAAGTTCTCTAGAGGGAACAGGGATTGATGAGTTAAGAAGATATTTAAAGATATAA
- the cobK gene encoding precorrin-6A reductase gives MIWVLAGTGDSFEIIDSLQKKGLSLIVSVVREYTEKRLAATGVKVIKKRLEPRDMRDLINRYGIDLIIDATHPFAVNVSRNVLLVSQEMSITYWRYEREELDLSIYPSEYILAVEDYQEAVTVAAQFKRIFLTIGSNKLHYFTNGLENWRDRLVTRVLPDWRFIKKAEEIGFTPANLIAVQGPFTSKLNRALLEEYKADVLVSKASGKTGGLDTKITAALDLGIPVIIIKRPVLDYPYVFSDIEKLITHCIKWKGSSHA, from the coding sequence ATGATCTGGGTACTGGCCGGGACAGGGGACAGTTTTGAGATAATTGATAGTTTACAGAAAAAGGGCTTAAGTTTAATAGTATCTGTAGTAAGGGAATATACTGAGAAACGATTGGCTGCTACAGGGGTCAAGGTGATAAAAAAGAGACTGGAGCCAAGGGATATGAGGGATTTAATTAATAGATATGGAATTGATTTGATTATTGATGCTACCCATCCCTTTGCTGTAAATGTATCCAGAAATGTCCTGCTAGTGAGCCAAGAAATGTCTATTACTTACTGGCGTTATGAAAGGGAAGAGCTGGATTTAAGTATTTATCCCTCAGAATATATCCTGGCTGTTGAGGACTACCAGGAAGCAGTGACAGTGGCTGCTCAATTTAAGCGGATATTCCTTACTATCGGCAGTAATAAGCTCCATTATTTTACTAACGGGCTTGAAAACTGGAGAGATAGACTGGTGACTAGGGTTTTACCTGACTGGAGATTTATTAAAAAGGCTGAAGAAATAGGTTTTACACCAGCTAACTTGATAGCAGTACAGGGCCCTTTTACATCTAAACTCAACAGGGCCTTACTGGAGGAGTATAAGGCAGATGTCCTGGTTAGTAAAGCAAGTGGTAAGACAGGTGGTCTGGATACCAAGATTACAGCTGCCCTTGATCTGGGGATACCGGTAATTATTATCAAAAGACCTGTTCTGGATTATCCCTATGTTTTTAGTGATATTGAAAAATTAATTACCCATTGTATCAAATGGAAGGGGAGTAGTCATGCTTAA
- a CDS encoding cob(I)yrinic acid a,c-diamide adenosyltransferase, producing MKGKIHVYTGNGKGKTTAAIGLTIRAVGAGFKVFFGQFVKGEEYSEIKALKKLDNVVVKQYGRDCFIRNEPAEEDIMVARQGLAEMSDILQSGDYQLVVMDEANIAVYYKLFSLEELIEVLQNRADGVEVVITGRMAEEGLIKIADLVTSMEEVKHYYQQGIQARIGIEK from the coding sequence ATGAAGGGAAAGATTCATGTTTATACAGGTAATGGAAAAGGGAAGACAACAGCTGCTATTGGTTTAACTATCAGGGCAGTAGGGGCAGGATTTAAGGTTTTTTTTGGGCAGTTTGTTAAAGGTGAAGAGTACAGTGAGATTAAGGCTTTAAAGAAATTAGATAATGTAGTTGTTAAGCAATATGGACGAGATTGTTTTATCAGAAATGAGCCTGCTGAAGAAGATATTATGGTAGCCCGTCAGGGCCTGGCAGAGATGAGTGATATTTTACAATCCGGGGACTATCAACTGGTAGTAATGGATGAGGCCAATATAGCGGTTTATTATAAACTCTTTTCTCTTGAAGAACTGATAGAGGTGCTACAAAATCGGGCTGATGGTGTTGAAGTTGTAATAACAGGAAGGATGGCTGAAGAAGGTCTAATAAAAATAGCTGACCTGGTTACCAGCATGGAAGAAGTAAAGCATTACTATCAACAGGGTATTCAGGCCAGAATAGGTATTGAAAAATAA